Genomic DNA from Gossypium hirsutum isolate 1008001.06 chromosome A01, Gossypium_hirsutum_v2.1, whole genome shotgun sequence:
aaaactggtccATGTATGTCAGAATGAGATATATGTGACACTCCACGTGTAACTTTCAAGCTACtctaaatagataaaatttttaacataaaatatcaatttactcttcgatctaatgtataaaaattaattaatttattttttaagtaaaaagaaataaaatgcaaTCTATCAGCACCGTAATATGTGAAAACCGTCGTATGGAAACttcttttcatataaaagaaggcTTGCCATTTTGACTTTTGTTTTCACACATCCTTAACTCTTTATATATGTAACCATAATTTTTTGTTAGGTGTTACTTTAAAGCAGCTCTTGTTTTCTTCAAAAACCCAAAGTATATAACATAGAGATGGGAAGAGCTCCTTGTTGTGACAAATCTAATGTGAAGAAAGGTCCCTGGTCACCTGAAGAGGATGCAATGCTCAAAGACTTCATACACAAACATGGAACTGGTGGCAACTGGATTTCTCTCCCACAAAAAGCTGGTATGcatatgtgtgtatgtatgtatgtatgtatgtatgttttttaATGTGTTTGGGTTTTATGTTATAGGTCTAAGGAGATGTGGGAAAAGTTGCAGATTAAGATGGCTGAACTATCTAAGGCCTAATATTAAACATGGAAAATTCTCTGATGATGAAGATAGGATAATCTGCAATCTGTTTGCAAGCATTGGTAGCaggtatatatatgtttatacacATATTAATCATATTTCTTGATGTGGGTCTTTTTTTGCTTTTTGCTTTTAGTATCTTGTTTGTTTCCTGAGAAAATTaactaagaaaggaaaagacaaactTTTTTCTAtgttaaatttcaagaattttctTTTTACAGGTGGTCAATTATAGCAGCTAACTTACCAGGTAGAACTGATAATGATATCAAGAACTATTGGAAcacaaagttgaagaagaaactTTTTGGCATGGTTCCTCATAGCTATTCCTCGTCAAGTTTTTCAAACATTACCACTGCTGGATCAGTTC
This window encodes:
- the LOC107886806 gene encoding transcription factor MYB36-like, which codes for MGRAPCCDKSNVKKGPWSPEEDAMLKDFIHKHGTGGNWISLPQKAGLRRCGKSCRLRWLNYLRPNIKHGKFSDDEDRIICNLFASIGSRWSIIAANLPGRTDNDIKNYWNTKLKKKLFGMVPHSYSSSSFSNITTAGSVLQSQQQRGFSANRLGQNKDSEFGYGGGSGENHGDQQIGNLESCFYNEGDKNYHHNLMDSSGDVANGFSSSIGSIGSTIDSNFLYGETTSLDYGIEGINQQISSTSSSCEGFGFYQHNANDYPC